The region CAGCCGGTTGACCTCTTGCGGGCGTTCCTGCTGGATCCAGTGTCCGCACCCCGGCAGGAAGATCGGATCGGCGAACTGGTCGTGCCGGCGGGGAAGTGTCTGCACGTAATCGCGGAGCCCGCGGAACGCCAATACCGGGTCCAGATCACCCGAGATGAACTGGGCGGGCATCGGCAAGCGAACTCCATCGAAGGCAGCGGTGAGCTCCCAGTTGCGGTCGAGGTTGCGATACCAGTTGAATGCTCCGGTGAAGCCGCCCACGAACTGGGCGGCATAAAGCTCCAAATCCTGCTCGGTCAGCCATCCCGGGAGTGCCGTGCTGTGCTCCGGGTCGATTGCCTCCAGCAGCCCACCGCCCGGTGGGACCAGCATGTCCCGGGGCGCACGGTTCGCCGGGTTGTCGCCGCTCACCCCGTAGAAAGTGCGACGCAGGCTCGTGATCGGGTCACGGCCGAACTCTTCATCCGCGACGCCAGGCTCCTCGATGTAGTTCACGTAGAACCGCCCGTGGTGCATCGCTCGCATGCTGGTCAGCTGTCCACTCTTCCCCCGCAGATAAGGGGGGACGCTCAGCCCCACCACCCCCCGGACCAGGTCAGGACGCATAAGGGCGAGGTTCCACGCCACCGTGGCGCCCCAGTCGTGGCCGACCAGCACGGCGTCACGGGCCTCCAGCTCTCGCATGAGGCCGGTGATGTCGGCCACCAGATGCATGATCGAATAAGCCTCGACCGCCGTCGGATGCGAGCTGCCGCCATAGCCACGTTGCTCGGGAGCGACCACCCGATAGCCGGCTTCGACCAACGGACGAATCTGGTGCCGCCAGGAGTGAGCCGACTCCGGAAAACCGTGCAGTAGTAGGACGAGGGGCCCGTCACCCGCCTCCGATATCCTCAGATTGATACCGTTAGCCGCGACCAGACGACGCTGTGACATGCAACTCCAGTTTGTGTTTGGTAGGCGACGACGGCCGAGCGCGGCCGGTGCCCCGAGCTGCCTGCGCCTTGGAAGCGCCGCCGCCCTGGGGTCACCGACGCAATTGACGCCGCGAGGTTATGCCCAGCTTGGCGAAGACCTTACTGAGATGCCACTCGACCGTCCGCGGACTGATAAACAGCCGGGTTCCGATCTCCGCATTCGACAGCCCTTCACGGGCCAGCTTGACGATGTGGGTCTCCTGCGGCGTCAGCGGGCCGGTGTCGTTAGACGGCCGTTGGCGGACGCTCATTCCAAGCCGATGAGCGGCTGAGGCGGCGAACGCCTCCATACCCATCGCGGTGAACATGTCGTAGGCCGTCCGGAGCTGATCGCGACCGTCGTCGCGTCGACCGAGCTCCCACAACCATTCACCGTAGTGAAGATGGGCCCGTGCCGTCAGCGGTCGAATTCTCGTACGGTTGAGCCGCTCGATCGCCTCGACGTACAAGTCCTCCGCCGTCGCGCCGGTGGTCAGCGTGGCGCGGCAGCACGCCTCCATACCCAGCGCCCAGTCGGTGCCGCACGCCTGCGTCGAGATCGAGAGCCGCTCCAACGCGTCAGCCCCGGACTCGGGCTGTCCGCTACGGGCGGCGGCGAAGATCAGCTCGACGAGCGGCGCGCCGGTCAACACTCCGGGTTCCAGGCTCGACTGGATCGTCAGCCGCGCTGCGCTCAACGCCTCCCCGGACCGGCCCATCCCGTTGTAGAGCAGCGCCTGGGCCCAGCCGACGATCGCCGGAGCGAGCCCTTCACCGCGGCGGCGGGCGTCGGCGGTGCTGACAGCGGCCAATTCGAGGGTCCGCGCCTCGTCGCCCTGCCATGCGGCGAGCAGCAGAGCCATGTAACTCGGTACCGGGATCCCGGTGCCGTCCGCCACGTCGTCGAGTTCCATGAGCAGCACGGATGCCTCGGACAGGTCACCGGCGAACAGGTGCATGAGAATGCGTGTCGTCAGCGCCAAGGGCAGGTCGGCCAACGCCCCGCTCTCGCGCGCCAGCCGGACGTAGCTGCCGGTGAGCGCGTCTGCCGCATCGTCCTCGCAGAGGTCCGTAGCGATCGAACTGGCGAACCACATCCACCGAAGGCCGTCCGCGCTTGCCAGATCCGACCTCTGGAACGCCTCCAGCGCCTCCTTCATCTTCGGCACAGCAGCGGCGAAGCCTGCGGTGTACCGCACCGCGAGACCGTCCAGGAGGAGGTCCGACGGCCGCGCTGGCGCTGTGGCAACCGGCGCAGCAGCGGCCGCCCGGGCCACATCTCCCAGGGTGCCGCTGCTGCTGGAATCTGACGCGTACCAGGCCGCCCGCAACGCGTCGAGATATGTGCTCCGGGCGAGACCGACGTCCAGCGGCTCGAGCCGCGAAGCCGCCTTGAGGAACAGATCCGCCGTTTCCCGACCTCGGTCGACCGTGAAGGCGATGTCGGCCCGCAGGAGATCCGCACGTGCCCGGTCGATCTCGGACGAATGATCGGCGTCGGCCGAGGCGAGCAGGCGCAGCGCGACGTCCGGAGCACCGCCGACATGTCGAGCCTGCGCCGCCGCCAACAGCCGTGAAGCTCGCCGCGTCGGATCCGGAGTCAGCTCCGCAGCTCGTTCCAGGAACACTCCGGCCGCCGCGAACCCGCCACGGGTCTGCGCCCGAGCCGCGGATGCCTGCAGCTCGGTCGCTACGTCCTCGTCGGGTCCTGCGGCTGCCTGCGCCCGGTGCCAGGCTCGCCGGTCGGGATCCCTGCTGGGCTCCATAGCATCGGCGAGCGCGGCATGTGCCTGACGCCTCTCCGACTCGTTGGCGGCCCGGTAGACCGCCGAGCGCAGCAGCGGATGCCGAAACCGGACCCCGAAGCCGAAATCCACGAATTCAGCGGCGGGCCACGACGCAGCGAGATGACTCTCGGCAGGCACGCCCAGACGAGTGAGAGCGCCCCAGACCAGCACGGGATCCCCGAGGGGTTCGACCGCTGCGACCAGGAGCAACGTGCGGGTGTCCGGAGGGAGCGCGGCAACCTGCCGTCGGAAGCTCTCCTCGATACGGCGAGGCAGAGCGCTGTGGCTGAGAAGGCCGAAGCCGCCTACGAGCTCGGCAGCGGTGAAGCCACGAGGCAGTTCGGTGAGCGCCAAGGGATTGCCGTGGCACTCGGCGATGATCCGCTCGAGTACCCTCTGGTCGACTCGCCCGAGAACCGTCGAGGCGAGCAACGCCCGCGAATCCTCGTCGGACAGGCCGGTGACGGTCATGACCGGCAAGCCCTTCAGCTCCGGCATGTCGTCAGTGTCGAGGTCGCTGCGCACCGCGAAAATCATGATCAGCGACTCGGTTCTCAGCCGCCTGGCCACGAAGCCGAGGACCTGGGCCGACGCCTTGTCCAACCACTGGGCGTCGTCGACGATGCACACGACCGGCTGTTCGTCGGCGAAGCCAGCAAGAAGGCCAAGCACTCCCAGGCCAACCATGAAGAGGTCCGGTGCCTCCCCAGCGCTCAGACCAAACGCGGTGCTCAGCGCGCGACCCTGCTGAGCGGGCAGCCGCGCGAGGCGATCCAGAACCGGCGCGCAGATCTGATGCAGGCCGGCGAACGCGAGTTCACTTTCGGCCTCTACCCCGGTGGCCTGAACAACCCGGCAGTCTCCGGCCTGGGCCAGGGCGTAATCCAGCAGGGCGGTCTTGCCGATTCCCGCCTCACCGCGAAAGACGAGGGCCCCGCTGACTCCGACACGCCCACCAGCAAGGAGCTGATCGAGCGCTGCGCGTTCGACGCTCCTGTCCAACAGCACGTTGCGCCGTCTGTGTCTGCTCATGGCCGCATCGTGGCCGTCCTGGGAAAACATCGCCATAAACCCTAGTCGGGGACGTAGCCGCTGAGCAGGCGCGGTGGCCAACCCCCACCCGACAAACCCCAGTTCGCTGACCTGAGGTCGTCGTCAGCAGGTCGCCCAGTGCGGTGGTCGCTGTCCGGCGTGGTGCGCGGGCCACGCGCTGCGTCAGTCGAGACGGAAGCTTGCCTGGGCCAGGCGCTGCAGGGGCTCGGTCGCGCCCCATTGGCTGTCTCGGGCGATCCAGGACAGGCTGTAGGCGCGAGTCTTGCTGTCGTTGACCAGGAGCCGGCGAACATGCAGTCGCTCACCACCGGGCTGGTCGCAGGTGTACTCCCATTCCGCCGCGCCGCCCGGGCGGATGACCGGCCCAATGCTGATCCTCCGGTAGCCGGCCAGCGCGCCGGTGCTCAGCACGTCGCGCTCCGCAGCTTCCCACCGCTTCGACGGTATGGACGACGCTTCAGCGACGGGGTCCACGGCGATGGCCCGCAGGTCGGCGGGGTCGCGGAAGCAGATCGTTTCGCCCTCGGCGTGTCGGGTCCACCCCAGGGGCACCGCCACCAGGAAGTCGGCGGAATCCTGGTGCCACGCCCACCCGTCGGGCAGGGCGTACGGCAGCGGCACGCCGGGCTCCTGCAGAGGCTCGGCCTCGCTGGAGGCGTCATCGTCCAGGCACGGGTGGGCCGACGGTGTCGCCGCTGTCGACTCCGCCGCGCCGGCCGCCGCGCCGCCCGGTTCGGCCGCCGGAG is a window of Micromonospora sp. WMMD961 DNA encoding:
- a CDS encoding alpha/beta hydrolase gives rise to the protein MSQRRLVAANGINLRISEAGDGPLVLLLHGFPESAHSWRHQIRPLVEAGYRVVAPEQRGYGGSSHPTAVEAYSIMHLVADITGLMRELEARDAVLVGHDWGATVAWNLALMRPDLVRGVVGLSVPPYLRGKSGQLTSMRAMHHGRFYVNYIEEPGVADEEFGRDPITSLRRTFYGVSGDNPANRAPRDMLVPPGGGLLEAIDPEHSTALPGWLTEQDLELYAAQFVGGFTGAFNWYRNLDRNWELTAAFDGVRLPMPAQFISGDLDPVLAFRGLRDYVQTLPRRHDQFADPIFLPGCGHWIQQERPQEVNRLLLQFLAAL
- a CDS encoding LuxR C-terminal-related transcriptional regulator gives rise to the protein MFSQDGHDAAMSRHRRRNVLLDRSVERAALDQLLAGGRVGVSGALVFRGEAGIGKTALLDYALAQAGDCRVVQATGVEAESELAFAGLHQICAPVLDRLARLPAQQGRALSTAFGLSAGEAPDLFMVGLGVLGLLAGFADEQPVVCIVDDAQWLDKASAQVLGFVARRLRTESLIMIFAVRSDLDTDDMPELKGLPVMTVTGLSDEDSRALLASTVLGRVDQRVLERIIAECHGNPLALTELPRGFTAAELVGGFGLLSHSALPRRIEESFRRQVAALPPDTRTLLLVAAVEPLGDPVLVWGALTRLGVPAESHLAASWPAAEFVDFGFGVRFRHPLLRSAVYRAANESERRQAHAALADAMEPSRDPDRRAWHRAQAAAGPDEDVATELQASAARAQTRGGFAAAGVFLERAAELTPDPTRRASRLLAAAQARHVGGAPDVALRLLASADADHSSEIDRARADLLRADIAFTVDRGRETADLFLKAASRLEPLDVGLARSTYLDALRAAWYASDSSSSGTLGDVARAAAAAPVATAPARPSDLLLDGLAVRYTAGFAAAVPKMKEALEAFQRSDLASADGLRWMWFASSIATDLCEDDAADALTGSYVRLARESGALADLPLALTTRILMHLFAGDLSEASVLLMELDDVADGTGIPVPSYMALLLAAWQGDEARTLELAAVSTADARRRGEGLAPAIVGWAQALLYNGMGRSGEALSAARLTIQSSLEPGVLTGAPLVELIFAAARSGQPESGADALERLSISTQACGTDWALGMEACCRATLTTGATAEDLYVEAIERLNRTRIRPLTARAHLHYGEWLWELGRRDDGRDQLRTAYDMFTAMGMEAFAASAAHRLGMSVRQRPSNDTGPLTPQETHIVKLAREGLSNAEIGTRLFISPRTVEWHLSKVFAKLGITSRRQLRR